In Candidatus Cohnella colombiensis, one DNA window encodes the following:
- a CDS encoding replication-associated recombination protein A yields the protein MDLFSYQADAQPTARRLADRMRPETLEEYIGQEHIIGPGKILRRAIEGDVVSSILLFGPPGCGKTTLAHIISKQTQGDFVRLNAVETTVKEVREVIEQAEQNRSLYGRKTILFLDEVHRFNSSRQDALLPAVERGTIIFIGATTENPYHSINGALLSRSTLFRLQSLTKEHSMAAMRRALVDADKGLAFMKLQVDEDALDHIASMANGDIRRALTALELAAVTTPSNLDGSVHITIEIAEESIRQPSITADESTQYDVLSAFHKSVRGSSDAALFWFLYAVDKLGMDPMVFLRRLTVACSEDIGLANPQAMVQAVSAMEAYHRIGWPEAKYIVAQAILFAVESPKSNAIAMAIGKISGQIEEMKSAEVPLHLRDAHYSGAKKLGHVGYLYPHDYPGHYVEQAYLPEQLKGVSFYEATDQGTEDRIRQNQLRRKKK from the coding sequence ATGGATTTATTTAGCTATCAAGCGGACGCGCAGCCGACAGCAAGACGATTAGCAGATCGCATGCGTCCAGAGACATTAGAGGAATACATCGGACAAGAGCATATTATTGGTCCGGGTAAGATACTTCGAAGAGCGATCGAGGGAGATGTTGTATCCTCGATTTTGTTGTTTGGTCCACCGGGTTGTGGTAAGACAACGTTGGCTCATATTATTTCCAAGCAGACACAAGGCGATTTCGTCAGATTGAATGCGGTGGAAACGACGGTCAAGGAAGTAAGAGAAGTGATTGAGCAGGCAGAACAAAATCGAAGTTTATATGGGAGAAAGACGATTTTGTTCCTTGATGAGGTACATCGCTTCAATAGCTCTCGTCAAGATGCGCTACTTCCCGCAGTAGAGCGTGGAACAATCATCTTCATAGGTGCAACCACTGAAAATCCGTATCACAGCATTAATGGAGCTTTGCTGTCCAGATCGACTTTGTTCCGATTGCAGTCGCTAACGAAGGAGCATTCTATGGCAGCTATGCGTAGAGCTTTAGTCGATGCCGATAAGGGACTCGCCTTTATGAAGCTGCAAGTGGATGAAGATGCGTTGGATCACATCGCATCTATGGCAAATGGAGATATTCGGCGTGCATTAACAGCATTAGAGCTTGCGGCTGTAACGACACCTTCGAATTTGGATGGCTCTGTTCATATCACGATAGAAATTGCTGAGGAATCGATCAGACAGCCGAGCATTACAGCTGATGAATCTACGCAATATGATGTGCTGTCCGCTTTCCATAAAAGTGTTAGAGGGTCGAGTGACGCAGCACTATTCTGGTTTCTGTATGCTGTGGACAAGCTTGGGATGGATCCAATGGTCTTTTTAAGAAGATTGACAGTTGCATGCAGCGAAGACATCGGTCTAGCAAATCCACAGGCGATGGTACAAGCTGTAAGCGCCATGGAGGCTTACCATCGGATTGGATGGCCAGAAGCCAAATATATCGTAGCTCAAGCGATCCTCTTTGCTGTTGAAAGTCCTAAATCGAATGCGATTGCAATGGCTATTGGCAAAATATCGGGTCAGATTGAGGAGATGAAATCGGCCGAAGTGCCGCTGCATCTGAGAGATGCTCATTATAGTGGGGCGAAGAAGCTTGGGCATGTCGGCTATCTCTATCCGCATGACTATCCAGGGCATTATGTAGAGCAAGCTTACTTACCAGAGCAGCTTAAGGGGGTCAGCTTCTACGAAGCGACGGACCAGGGTACTGAAGATCGAATTAGACAAAACCAGTTACGGAGAAAGAAAAAATAA
- the hisS gene encoding histidine--tRNA ligase, protein MAIQKPKGTQDILPGSSELWQFIEGTARSLCRRYRFNEIRTPIFETTELFQRGVGETTDIVEKEMYTFEDRGKRSMTLRPEGTAGTVRSYVENKMYSEPELTKLYYIGPMFRYERAQAGRYRQFHQFGVEAIGSTEPALDAEVIALGYSFYQEVGIKGVTVDLNSVGTPAVRAAFREKLLAFLKPMAADLCADCQSRMERNPLRVLDCKVDQDKFDGAPSILDSLDEECESHFAQVRKYLDEMNIPYQINPRLVRGLDYYTHTAFEYKAKGIGAIDTIGGGGRYNGLVEQIGGNDQPGVGLGIGLERTLLLLEDQQAKPALDEGIDVYLVALGERAEQATPGLLQQLRLSGIVAERDYLGRKTKAQFKAADRQGARYAAILGDDELEQGVISLKQLATGEQQTVPINQLIQAIQTLIPIEEKEIK, encoded by the coding sequence ATGGCAATTCAGAAGCCCAAAGGTACCCAGGATATACTACCTGGTAGTTCGGAGCTCTGGCAATTTATAGAAGGAACCGCTCGAAGCCTTTGTCGCCGTTATCGTTTCAATGAAATTCGAACACCGATATTTGAAACGACTGAACTCTTTCAGCGCGGTGTTGGGGAAACGACCGATATCGTCGAGAAGGAAATGTATACCTTCGAGGACCGCGGCAAGCGGAGCATGACACTTCGTCCTGAAGGTACTGCGGGTACTGTGCGTTCCTATGTGGAAAATAAGATGTACAGCGAGCCGGAATTAACGAAGCTGTACTACATCGGCCCGATGTTCCGGTATGAACGTGCACAAGCAGGACGATATCGTCAATTTCACCAGTTCGGTGTGGAGGCGATTGGCTCGACCGAACCAGCGTTGGATGCGGAAGTTATCGCACTCGGATATTCCTTTTATCAAGAAGTGGGTATTAAAGGTGTTACGGTAGATTTGAACTCCGTCGGGACACCGGCAGTGCGAGCTGCCTTTCGCGAAAAACTACTCGCCTTTCTGAAGCCGATGGCTGCCGATTTGTGTGCGGATTGTCAATCGCGAATGGAACGTAATCCGCTTCGCGTACTCGACTGTAAAGTGGACCAAGACAAATTCGATGGTGCTCCGTCTATACTCGATAGCTTGGATGAAGAGTGCGAGAGTCATTTTGCACAAGTGCGCAAATATCTCGATGAGATGAATATTCCGTATCAGATCAATCCTAGACTTGTTCGTGGATTGGACTACTATACGCATACAGCGTTCGAGTATAAGGCTAAAGGGATTGGCGCGATCGATACGATTGGCGGCGGTGGACGTTATAATGGCCTTGTCGAGCAGATCGGTGGTAATGACCAACCTGGTGTAGGTCTTGGAATCGGTCTAGAACGTACGCTTCTGTTGCTTGAGGACCAGCAGGCTAAACCCGCACTTGATGAAGGGATTGACGTCTATTTGGTTGCACTAGGCGAACGTGCTGAGCAAGCGACTCCTGGACTTCTTCAACAACTACGTCTTTCCGGAATCGTTGCAGAACGTGACTATTTAGGTCGTAAGACGAAGGCGCAGTTCAAAGCAGCAGATCGTCAAGGCGCTCGCTATGCTGCAATATTAGGCGATGATGAGCTGGAGCAAGGTGTAATTTCATTGAAGCAGCTTGCAACAGGTGAACAGCAAACTGTTCCAATCAACCAATTGATTCAAGCGATCCAAACATTGATTCCGATTGAGGAAAAGGAGATTAAATAG
- a CDS encoding S-layer homology domain-containing protein: MSRLLRKSCMLLLILVLFIPASLVSAATKTTADFTDLKDLDQATKAKFDALISAGIFNGFNDGTFGIKEEMNRAQFAKVAALIFGLDVNTDLKTSSFSDVKLDDPGNGYALPFIEAIKAAGITTGIGDGLFDPSGAVTKEQLATFLVRGLGKEADAMQSQGQGVPNSTVSGWAMPYVNYAFFAGLLPDDIGFDGRSNADRGLLATAAFATKTVVDPDLTVNEATLDANKELTIAFSSAVDPKTIKLSNIMINGNALSDELDSFELSEDGKTLKIKLRSGFYPGSAVNPIIEVTGIQSLFQKPLVKDDSPTELSVTNPPVYPIYYAPVASASMSVTSVTYTTFQSSPALLFGYYPEEPATAYVVFSTNELDDDSASNIKTLASDPSLTSNMHNVIACTFDLDGSSNGSIVSYGYLFTGLNHFYVYLEAGGKHSQVFYTQIDTST; encoded by the coding sequence GTGTCAAGATTATTGAGAAAAAGTTGTATGTTGCTGCTCATACTCGTACTTTTTATTCCTGCATCTCTAGTGTCCGCAGCTACAAAGACGACCGCTGATTTCACTGATTTGAAAGATTTGGACCAAGCAACAAAGGCGAAGTTCGACGCATTGATAAGTGCAGGTATTTTCAATGGTTTTAACGATGGAACGTTCGGAATTAAAGAAGAGATGAATCGTGCGCAGTTCGCCAAAGTTGCCGCGTTGATCTTTGGGCTGGATGTTAACACAGATTTAAAGACTTCATCATTTTCCGATGTGAAGCTAGATGATCCTGGCAACGGCTACGCGCTACCGTTTATCGAAGCGATAAAAGCTGCTGGAATTACGACTGGTATAGGAGATGGTCTATTTGATCCTAGTGGAGCAGTGACCAAAGAACAGCTGGCCACTTTCTTGGTGCGTGGTCTTGGTAAAGAAGCTGACGCAATGCAATCGCAAGGCCAAGGTGTTCCGAATTCTACGGTATCCGGTTGGGCGATGCCATATGTCAACTATGCATTCTTTGCAGGCTTGTTGCCAGATGACATTGGCTTTGACGGAAGGTCTAACGCTGACCGCGGATTGCTGGCTACGGCGGCTTTTGCAACAAAGACTGTCGTCGATCCGGATCTAACGGTTAATGAAGCGACTTTGGACGCCAACAAAGAGCTGACGATCGCATTCTCCAGTGCGGTAGATCCGAAGACTATTAAATTGTCGAATATTATGATCAATGGTAATGCTTTAAGCGACGAACTGGATAGCTTCGAATTGTCCGAGGATGGCAAAACGCTGAAGATCAAGCTTCGTTCTGGATTTTATCCAGGCAGCGCTGTCAATCCGATAATCGAAGTTACAGGCATTCAATCGCTTTTCCAGAAACCGCTCGTCAAGGATGATTCGCCTACAGAGCTTTCTGTGACTAATCCTCCTGTATACCCAATTTACTATGCACCTGTTGCATCAGCATCTATGAGTGTTACATCGGTTACGTACACTACGTTTCAGAGTTCGCCTGCACTTCTGTTCGGTTATTATCCAGAAGAACCAGCGACAGCATATGTGGTATTCAGCACGAACGAGTTGGATGATGACTCGGCTAGTAATATCAAGACACTTGCGAGCGATCCGTCGTTAACTAGCAATATGCACAATGTAATTGCTTGTACATTCGATCTTGACGGTTCATCGAACGGTAGCATAGTGAGTTATGGATATTTATTTACGGGCTTAAATCATTTCTATGTCTATTTGGAAGCAGGAGGGAAACATTCACAGGTATTCTATACGCAAATTGACACGAGTACTTAA
- the aspS gene encoding aspartate--tRNA ligase, giving the protein MMLKNIDCGKLTKANVGQEVILNGWVQGWRDFGGILFIDFRDRTGIVQIVFNPAFSGSALDVGSRARNEYVLAVKGKVVERDPETFNANLATGEIEIQVTEVEVINAAKTPPFPIEDGVEVDESLRLKYRYLDLRRPEMQKTLLLRSKATKVFRDFLDDNGFIDVETPILTKSSPEGARDYLVPSRVHEGEFFALPQSPQLFKQLLMVSGIERYYQVARCFRDEDLRADRQPEFTQVDIETSFLSQDQLLGMMEQLMAKLFRETVGVEIPTPFQRLTYHDAIHKYGSDKPDLRFGLEIEDVTDIVSGSDVKVFASVAASGGVVKALNAKGCASWSRKELDDLQPFAARYGGKGIAWITVKDGEWRGPIVKFFKPEEIAALTERLNVEEGDLLTFSADKLKTAADVMGNLRLKVGRELGLIDNNAYRFLWVVDFPLLGWDEESKRFVAEHHPFTRPHDDDLELFNTDPGAIRAQAYDIVLNGYEVGGGSMRIYRRDVQEQMFKAIGLTAEEAQDKFGYLLEAFEFGAPPHGGIAFGLDRLVMLLAGRTNLRETIAFPKTASATDLLIDAPSPVADRQLDDLHIRVAIKTK; this is encoded by the coding sequence ATGATGCTCAAAAATATTGATTGCGGTAAATTAACGAAAGCCAATGTTGGCCAAGAGGTTATCTTGAATGGATGGGTTCAAGGCTGGCGTGACTTCGGAGGCATTCTGTTTATTGACTTTCGTGACCGTACGGGGATTGTCCAGATTGTGTTCAACCCAGCATTTTCCGGATCAGCGCTTGATGTTGGAAGCCGTGCACGTAATGAGTATGTACTCGCGGTGAAGGGGAAAGTTGTTGAGCGTGATCCTGAGACGTTCAATGCGAACCTTGCAACGGGTGAAATTGAAATTCAGGTTACGGAAGTCGAAGTGATTAATGCAGCGAAAACTCCTCCATTCCCAATTGAAGATGGCGTTGAAGTAGACGAATCGTTGCGCCTGAAATATCGTTATCTCGATCTTCGTCGTCCAGAGATGCAAAAGACGCTATTATTGCGTTCCAAGGCGACAAAAGTGTTCCGCGATTTCCTCGACGACAACGGCTTTATTGATGTGGAAACACCAATTTTAACGAAGAGCTCTCCTGAAGGCGCTCGCGATTACTTAGTACCGAGCCGTGTCCATGAAGGTGAATTTTTCGCGCTTCCGCAATCACCACAGCTATTTAAGCAACTGTTGATGGTCAGTGGGATTGAGCGCTATTACCAAGTCGCGCGTTGCTTCCGCGATGAGGATCTTCGTGCTGATCGTCAGCCTGAATTTACACAGGTTGACATTGAGACGTCTTTCCTATCTCAGGATCAATTGTTAGGCATGATGGAGCAGTTGATGGCGAAGTTGTTCCGTGAAACTGTCGGAGTCGAAATTCCAACACCGTTCCAACGGTTAACTTATCATGATGCGATTCACAAATACGGCTCAGACAAGCCGGATCTTCGCTTTGGACTCGAAATCGAAGATGTTACAGACATTGTTAGTGGTAGCGATGTGAAAGTTTTCGCTTCAGTAGCAGCTTCCGGTGGAGTCGTTAAAGCGTTGAATGCGAAGGGCTGCGCGTCCTGGAGTCGCAAAGAGCTTGACGATTTGCAACCGTTCGCTGCTCGTTATGGCGGTAAAGGGATTGCTTGGATTACGGTGAAGGACGGCGAATGGCGTGGTCCGATCGTGAAGTTCTTCAAGCCGGAAGAAATTGCGGCTCTGACAGAGCGCTTGAACGTGGAAGAAGGCGACCTGCTAACCTTCTCTGCAGATAAGCTAAAAACGGCTGCTGACGTCATGGGAAACCTTCGCTTAAAGGTAGGTCGTGAGCTAGGTCTCATCGACAACAATGCATATCGCTTCCTGTGGGTTGTAGACTTCCCGTTGCTTGGATGGGATGAAGAGAGCAAGCGATTCGTTGCGGAGCACCATCCGTTCACTCGTCCACATGACGATGATTTGGAATTGTTCAACACTGATCCAGGTGCAATTCGCGCGCAAGCATACGATATCGTATTGAATGGCTATGAAGTTGGTGGCGGATCGATGCGGATCTATCGCCGTGATGTGCAAGAGCAAATGTTCAAGGCGATCGGTCTTACTGCTGAAGAAGCGCAAGATAAGTTCGGTTATTTACTTGAAGCGTTTGAATTCGGTGCGCCTCCACACGGAGGGATCGCATTCGGTCTTGATCGTCTTGTGATGCTGCTTGCTGGTCGTACGAACTTGCGTGAAACGATTGCATTCCCGAAAACAGCGAGCGCAACAGATTTGCTTATTGATGCACCATCGCCGGTTGCCGATCGTCAGCTTGATGATTTACACATTCGCGTAGCAATCAAGACGAAATAA
- a CDS encoding diguanylate cyclase yields MLLRHHGRLLFIYFFSLCLILLISIYNLVSHHNMSVFTIIVSVVAILTVHFMYLVASRALILTGESERRYRNLVERAPDAIAVHQDGIIVFANPACATLMGISDCSQLIGLPMLKFVPHQYKDIVRKRATSAMNDHNVGQLEEQFVRLDGKIIDVEVTAIGIPYMGKPAVLIIVREIGHHKDVERQLTETNAHFRRLSSLDGLTGILNRRTFDEDLLDTWGQLTLNLYPICLIFIDVDNFKEYNDFYGHMAGDLCLQMIAHKLDNEARIIAGNAYRYGGEEFAVVFPALSMLDPMEAADRLRESISSCTIPHHGLGEDAVVTISVGVVSNQWAPYEHQDDFVRAADLALYEAKKQGRNSTVAANQLHFVQEKH; encoded by the coding sequence ATGCTACTTCGACATCATGGGCGTCTATTGTTCATTTATTTCTTTTCGCTATGTTTAATCCTATTGATTAGTATTTATAATCTTGTTTCCCACCACAATATGAGTGTGTTCACGATCATTGTGTCTGTTGTTGCAATTTTGACCGTTCATTTTATGTATCTCGTAGCATCACGTGCATTAATCTTAACTGGAGAAAGTGAGCGTCGTTATCGTAATCTAGTGGAACGTGCACCTGATGCGATCGCAGTTCATCAAGATGGTATTATTGTATTTGCAAATCCTGCATGCGCGACGCTTATGGGTATTAGTGATTGTTCACAGTTGATTGGACTACCCATGTTGAAGTTTGTTCCCCATCAGTATAAAGACATCGTTCGCAAACGGGCGACTAGTGCGATGAACGATCATAATGTGGGACAATTAGAAGAGCAATTCGTTCGCCTTGATGGCAAGATTATCGATGTTGAAGTGACGGCAATAGGCATTCCTTATATGGGCAAGCCTGCTGTGCTTATCATTGTGCGTGAAATCGGACATCACAAGGATGTGGAGCGGCAGTTGACCGAGACGAATGCTCACTTTCGCAGATTATCCTCATTGGATGGGTTGACTGGAATTCTGAATCGGAGAACCTTTGACGAGGATTTATTGGATACATGGGGGCAGCTTACTCTTAATTTGTATCCGATCTGCTTAATCTTTATTGATGTAGATAACTTTAAAGAATATAACGACTTTTATGGACATATGGCTGGAGATCTCTGTCTACAGATGATTGCTCACAAGCTAGATAATGAAGCGAGGATAATTGCAGGTAACGCATATCGATATGGTGGGGAAGAGTTTGCAGTTGTTTTTCCAGCATTGTCTATGCTCGATCCAATGGAAGCAGCTGATCGGCTTCGTGAATCGATAAGCAGCTGCACCATTCCGCATCACGGACTTGGTGAGGACGCTGTTGTTACGATTAGTGTTGGTGTTGTAAGCAATCAATGGGCTCCATATGAACATCAAGATGATTTTGTTCGCGCGGCTGATCTAGCATTATATGAAGCGAAGAAGCAAGGTCGCAACTCTACTGTTGCAGCGAATCAACTGCACTTTGTGCAGGAAAAGCATTGA
- a CDS encoding bifunctional (p)ppGpp synthetase/guanosine-3',5'-bis(diphosphate) 3'-pyrophosphohydrolase, which translates to MSMEQLLDKASAYMKEQDLDKIRDAYEYANEAHIGQMRKSGEPYILHPVAVAEICVGMQMDVVTVMAALLHDVVEDTKVTVDDIKARYGTVIAGLVDGVTKLERIQFRSKEEQQNENYRKMFVAMANDIRVILIKLADRLHNMRTLKFQSEESQRRIAQETLDIYCPIAHRLGISAIKWEMEDIALRFLNPQQYYRIAHLMKKKRTDREQYIDELISRIREKIEEMGIQGDISGRPKHIYSIYKKMSTRNKQFNEIYDLLAIRILVDNVKDCYATLGIIHTLWKPMPGRFKDYIAMPKANMYQSLHTTIVGPTGEPTEVQIRTWEMHRTSEFGIAAHWAYKDGNQGTMAQGSFGDKMNFFREIIELQQDTRDAAEFMESLKMDFFTDLVFVFTPKGEVFELPAGSVPLDFAYRVHTEVGNRTIGAKVNGRIVPLDHKLKTGDIVEILTSKHSYGPSQDWLKIAQSSHTRTKIRQWFKKEMREESVDKGKEQLERELKRLGLEPYEWMTDEKLLDAAKKYTFNDIEDMLSAVGFGGITAAQICSKLTEKLRREAEEAQQIHLTTEVKEMKTPGNVSLSERRRQSNGVVVKGVDNLLVRFARCCNPVPGDEIIGYITRGRGVSVHRTKCTNIPTGDEGEEAARVIEVEWEEIGESTYSVEIEVLGHNRNGLLNEVLQSVSESKTNIAAVSGRSDKNKNAIIHMTILIRNKEQLQSVVDKIKRVKDIFSVQRMMQ; encoded by the coding sequence ATGAGCATGGAGCAGTTGCTCGACAAAGCATCAGCATATATGAAAGAGCAGGATTTGGACAAAATTCGCGATGCGTATGAATATGCGAATGAAGCTCACATAGGTCAAATGCGCAAATCCGGCGAACCCTACATTCTACATCCCGTTGCTGTTGCGGAGATTTGCGTCGGTATGCAGATGGATGTCGTTACAGTAATGGCGGCACTTCTTCATGACGTTGTTGAGGACACGAAGGTTACGGTTGATGATATCAAAGCTCGGTATGGTACCGTAATTGCGGGTCTTGTAGACGGAGTAACCAAGCTCGAACGGATCCAATTCCGTTCAAAGGAAGAGCAGCAAAACGAAAATTATCGTAAAATGTTCGTGGCAATGGCTAATGATATTCGCGTAATATTAATTAAGCTTGCCGACCGACTTCATAATATGCGTACGCTTAAGTTCCAATCCGAGGAAAGTCAGCGTAGAATTGCACAGGAAACGCTTGATATCTATTGCCCGATTGCACACCGCCTCGGGATTAGTGCAATCAAGTGGGAGATGGAAGATATTGCACTTCGTTTCTTGAACCCGCAGCAATATTACAGAATTGCTCATCTCATGAAGAAGAAACGGACAGATCGTGAGCAATATATTGATGAATTAATTTCGCGTATTCGCGAAAAGATTGAAGAGATGGGCATACAAGGGGACATCTCTGGTCGACCTAAGCACATCTATAGCATCTATAAGAAGATGTCTACAAGAAATAAGCAATTCAACGAAATATATGACTTATTGGCGATTCGGATTCTTGTAGATAATGTCAAAGATTGTTATGCGACATTAGGGATTATCCATACATTATGGAAGCCTATGCCAGGTCGCTTTAAAGATTATATTGCAATGCCAAAGGCGAATATGTATCAGTCGTTGCATACGACGATTGTGGGTCCAACAGGCGAACCAACGGAAGTGCAAATTCGCACTTGGGAGATGCACCGGACGAGTGAGTTTGGGATTGCGGCGCATTGGGCCTACAAGGATGGCAATCAGGGGACAATGGCGCAAGGTAGCTTCGGGGATAAGATGAACTTTTTCCGTGAAATTATCGAATTGCAGCAAGATACACGTGACGCAGCTGAGTTTATGGAATCACTCAAAATGGATTTCTTCACCGATCTTGTCTTCGTCTTTACTCCAAAAGGCGAAGTATTTGAGTTGCCTGCAGGCTCTGTTCCGCTTGATTTCGCCTATCGCGTTCATACTGAGGTAGGTAATCGGACAATTGGCGCGAAAGTAAATGGGAGAATTGTCCCGCTTGATCATAAATTGAAGACGGGCGACATTGTTGAAATTTTAACCTCTAAGCATTCCTATGGTCCAAGTCAGGACTGGTTGAAGATTGCACAATCGTCTCATACACGTACGAAGATCAGACAATGGTTCAAGAAGGAAATGCGTGAGGAAAGTGTGGATAAGGGTAAAGAACAATTAGAGCGTGAACTAAAGCGTCTTGGCTTAGAGCCCTATGAGTGGATGACCGATGAGAAGCTGCTAGATGCAGCCAAAAAATATACGTTTAACGATATTGAAGACATGTTATCTGCTGTAGGCTTTGGAGGGATTACAGCTGCACAAATTTGTTCCAAGCTGACAGAGAAGCTACGTAGAGAAGCAGAGGAAGCACAGCAAATTCATTTGACAACCGAAGTGAAAGAGATGAAGACGCCTGGCAATGTAAGTTTATCTGAGCGTCGCCGCCAGTCGAATGGTGTTGTTGTCAAAGGGGTAGACAATCTACTTGTTCGATTTGCACGTTGCTGCAATCCTGTGCCAGGGGATGAGATCATTGGCTATATTACCCGTGGTCGTGGCGTATCGGTACACCGCACGAAATGTACGAATATTCCGACTGGAGATGAAGGTGAGGAAGCAGCACGGGTCATTGAAGTCGAGTGGGAAGAGATTGGTGAATCGACGTATAGCGTGGAGATCGAAGTTCTCGGTCATAACCGCAATGGCTTATTGAATGAAGTGCTTCAGTCCGTATCCGAAAGCAAAACGAATATTGCAGCAGTATCGGGACGTTCCGACAAAAATAAAAATGCGATCATTCACATGACCATTCTAATAAGGAACAAAGAGCAACTTCAATCAGTCGTAGATAAAATTAAGCGAGTGAAAGATATTTTTTCAGTTCAGCGGATGATGCAATAG
- a CDS encoding tRNA threonylcarbamoyladenosine dehydratase, whose product MLHQFSRTELAIGPEGLARMKGSTVAVLGVGGVGGIAAEALARSGIGRIILIDKDVVDITNINRQVHALTTTVGQPKVDLMSDRIKLINPECDVIAMRMFYTEETYEELFKYPIDYIVDASDTIIYKVHLMLQCLERNIPIISSMGAANKLDPTRFQVADISKTTVDPMARVIRKKLRNEGIKRGIKVVFSTELPVKPREDVTERIVPDTAPKDIRKAQQPPSSNAFVPPVAGLIMVSVVIKDLLDNEPQLNS is encoded by the coding sequence ATGCTACATCAATTCTCTAGAACAGAATTGGCGATCGGACCAGAAGGGCTCGCGCGTATGAAGGGCAGCACAGTTGCAGTTCTCGGCGTTGGAGGCGTAGGCGGCATTGCCGCCGAAGCGCTTGCACGTTCTGGGATTGGTCGGATTATTTTGATTGATAAAGACGTTGTCGACATTACCAATATAAATCGCCAAGTGCACGCGTTAACGACAACAGTCGGACAGCCGAAGGTGGATCTGATGAGTGATCGGATTAAGCTTATTAATCCGGAATGCGACGTTATTGCGATGCGGATGTTTTACACAGAAGAGACATACGAAGAGCTGTTTAAATATCCAATCGATTACATCGTTGATGCATCAGATACGATAATCTATAAGGTGCATTTGATGTTGCAATGTCTGGAGCGCAATATTCCCATTATTTCCAGCATGGGTGCAGCAAATAAGCTTGATCCCACTCGATTTCAAGTTGCAGATATCTCGAAGACGACGGTTGATCCCATGGCAAGAGTCATTCGGAAAAAGCTGCGTAATGAGGGCATCAAACGCGGGATAAAAGTGGTATTCTCGACTGAACTTCCAGTTAAACCTCGTGAAGATGTAACGGAGCGAATCGTGCCCGATACTGCACCGAAGGATATTCGGAAAGCGCAGCAGCCACCATCGAGCAATGCATTTGTGCCTCCTGTTGCAGGACTCATTATGGTCAGTGTAGTCATCAAAGATTTGTTGGATAACGAGCCTCAGCTTAACAGCTGA
- the dtd gene encoding D-aminoacyl-tRNA deacylase, whose product MKVVLQRVAEAKVTVSGEVVGQIGKGLLLLVGIGHEDSERDLAWMADKVAVLRVFEDDAGKMNLSLEDVAGEILSVSQFTLFGDCRKGRRPNYMGAARPEVAEALYEQFNAMLASKNIKVETGRFGAMMDVSLVNDGPVTLILDSKAD is encoded by the coding sequence ATGAAAGTCGTATTGCAACGGGTAGCCGAAGCGAAAGTAACCGTTAGTGGTGAAGTTGTAGGTCAAATAGGTAAGGGGCTATTGCTGCTTGTTGGAATCGGACATGAAGATAGTGAGCGGGACTTGGCCTGGATGGCGGACAAAGTAGCAGTGTTGCGGGTTTTTGAGGATGATGCCGGCAAAATGAATCTATCGCTAGAGGATGTCGCAGGTGAAATATTATCCGTCTCCCAGTTTACGCTGTTTGGGGATTGCCGTAAAGGAAGGCGTCCGAACTATATGGGTGCTGCGAGGCCTGAAGTGGCTGAGGCGCTGTATGAACAATTCAATGCGATGCTCGCAAGTAAGAACATTAAGGTAGAAACAGGGCGTTTTGGTGCGATGATGGACGTGTCGCTTGTCAATGATGGACCGGTGACATTGATTCTGGATAGCAAGGCCGATTGA